A window of the Sporomusaceae bacterium genome harbors these coding sequences:
- a CDS encoding hydroxymethylglutaryl-CoA lyase — MEYPRKVAIREVSTRDGFQIEQQFVATDNKVEIINMLSECGFANIQYTAFVHPKAIPNLKDADEVSQRIKKVPGVHYSALVANKKGLERAVAAGVDSVEFVISASDSHNRNNVNASTAESLQRLEECLAAGFDCLIVPGVSVAFGCPFEGTVPFERVQWMVQHYVKWGLKEVCLADTSGMAHPLQVHDTIARLLDLYPDLEFALHLHNTRGLALANIFAGVKAGAKTIDAAAAGLGGCPFAPGATGNVATEDVVHMLDLMGVETGVNLDKVISAAKRIEEVVGHSDSYILKAGKACVLSHKNGLDVASDGQKN; from the coding sequence ATGGAATATCCCAGAAAAGTAGCGATCCGGGAAGTCAGCACTAGGGATGGTTTTCAAATCGAACAGCAATTCGTCGCCACCGACAACAAGGTTGAAATTATCAATATGCTCTCAGAATGCGGCTTTGCCAATATTCAATATACCGCGTTCGTCCATCCTAAGGCGATTCCCAATCTGAAAGACGCCGATGAAGTTTCGCAAAGAATCAAAAAGGTCCCGGGGGTGCATTATTCGGCGCTGGTCGCCAATAAAAAAGGCCTGGAAAGAGCGGTGGCGGCCGGGGTCGACAGTGTTGAATTCGTTATCTCCGCCAGCGATTCCCACAACAGGAACAATGTCAACGCTTCTACGGCGGAGTCTTTGCAAAGACTGGAGGAGTGCCTCGCCGCAGGCTTCGACTGCCTGATAGTACCGGGTGTGTCGGTGGCCTTCGGGTGTCCCTTCGAGGGAACGGTTCCTTTCGAGCGTGTTCAGTGGATGGTCCAACATTATGTCAAGTGGGGGCTTAAGGAGGTCTGTCTCGCCGATACTTCCGGGATGGCCCATCCGCTGCAGGTCCATGACACGATTGCCCGGCTTCTCGACCTTTATCCTGATTTGGAGTTTGCGCTCCATCTTCATAATACGAGGGGGTTGGCGCTGGCGAATATTTTTGCCGGTGTCAAGGCGGGAGCGAAGACAATTGACGCTGCAGCCGCAGGGTTGGGAGGATGTCCGTTTGCACCTGGCGCAACGGGCAATGTCGCCACAGAAGATGTTGTTCATATGCTTGATTTGATGGGTGTTGAAACCGGGGTGAATCTTGATAAGGTCATTAGTGCGGCGAAGAGAATCGAGGAGGTGGTCGGCCACAGCGACAGCTATATTTTGAAAGCAGGCAAAGCCTGTGTTCTTTCCCATAAAAATGGACTAGACGTTGCAAGTGACGGGCAGAAAAACTAG
- a CDS encoding CaiB/BaiF CoA-transferase family protein, with translation MKAERSGPLKGVTVLEIANVIAGPFAGSLLADYGADVIKIELPDVGDPYRQFMPTHNGESLRWPTMARNKRCVSLDLRVNKGKEIFLELLKTADIVVENFRPGVIEKWGIGYEVMKRANPKIILVRISGFGQTGPYQEKVGFGTPATAFSGYTYLQGYPDRAPISPPVSLSDYMAGLYGVIGGLSSLTAVLKGDQQEGQVVDVSLYEPLLRLLDGVIAEYGINGKIPERTPMVTGTASPSDMFQTKDNKWVIIVASTQKTWERLAEVMKRVDLISNEKFETNQQRVRNNDLLVGLVGRWVKEFTMTEICELLDANGIPVSPVNSIADIMKNEQCIARQDVISVPHPALGEIKMPNIFPIFSDTPCEVRHPGASLGEHNREVYIEELGLSEEEFRQLEKLKII, from the coding sequence ATGAAAGCTGAAAGATCAGGGCCCCTAAAAGGGGTCACAGTATTGGAAATTGCCAATGTAATAGCCGGGCCTTTTGCTGGTTCGCTGCTGGCGGATTATGGCGCGGATGTCATTAAAATTGAACTTCCCGATGTCGGCGATCCCTATCGGCAGTTCATGCCGACCCATAATGGCGAGTCCTTGCGGTGGCCGACCATGGCTCGCAATAAACGGTGTGTTTCGCTGGATCTGCGGGTAAATAAGGGAAAAGAAATATTCCTGGAGTTGCTGAAAACCGCTGATATTGTGGTCGAAAATTTCCGGCCTGGGGTAATCGAAAAATGGGGTATTGGCTACGAGGTTATGAAACGGGCCAATCCCAAGATAATCCTGGTGCGCATTTCCGGGTTCGGCCAGACCGGCCCGTATCAAGAGAAAGTAGGTTTTGGCACTCCGGCCACGGCGTTCAGCGGCTATACATATCTGCAGGGATATCCCGACCGGGCCCCAATTAGTCCGCCGGTTTCGCTTTCCGATTATATGGCCGGGCTGTACGGCGTTATTGGCGGCTTAAGTTCGCTTACGGCGGTATTGAAGGGCGATCAGCAGGAAGGGCAGGTCGTCGATGTATCATTGTATGAACCGTTATTGAGGTTATTGGATGGCGTGATCGCGGAGTACGGAATAAACGGCAAGATCCCGGAAAGAACGCCGATGGTCACGGGGACGGCAAGTCCGAGTGATATGTTTCAGACTAAGGATAATAAATGGGTTATCATTGTCGCCAGTACGCAAAAAACCTGGGAGCGGTTAGCCGAGGTAATGAAGCGGGTGGATTTGATCAGTAACGAAAAATTTGAAACAAATCAGCAAAGGGTCAGGAATAACGACTTGTTGGTCGGGCTTGTCGGAAGATGGGTTAAGGAATTTACCATGACCGAGATATGCGAGTTGTTGGACGCGAACGGTATTCCGGTCAGTCCGGTCAATAGCATTGCCGATATTATGAAAAACGAGCAGTGTATCGCCAGGCAGGATGTTATCAGTGTTCCTCATCCGGCGCTGGGCGAAATCAAGATGCCGAATATTTTCCCGATTTTCTCCGATACCCCCTGTGAGGTAAGACATCCCGGCGCTTCCCTGGGTGAACATAACCGGGAAGTGTATATAGAGGAACTGGGACTGTCCGAAGAGGAGTTCCGTCAGTTAGAGAAACTGAAGATTATTTGA
- a CDS encoding sigma 54-interacting transcriptional regulator: protein MNFDGKRIVLMSYPRLTKVISQLVPSYLKEVIVYEAQIHEVLDISRKLIYENAVDVIISGGGNGQCLKENIKEIPVIVFKITVANLLEGIKSLSKQSSKIGILGYKNAIPDLLTYREYIACDFVQEWYDNQEQMPEIFGRMVDSGCDGFIGTGVVCDYATDFGFSAYMVYSRDNVENTFREAFEYEGTISFNKEREERTNVILNHSKRAFLFINPDRIIQTANSSAEKILGIPGNKLVGSNLDEIVSLSEYDSIINGTETESMIKMMGKELVVTWKPIRIENQLKEVIAFFDDSYNDLDLGLYKSRKELLQSGFFASYSFRNIVGHSKPLQDAIDLARDYARNNLTVLIRGETGTGKELFAQSIHTHSSRSNRPFVSVNCSALPESLLESELFGYESGTFTGGRKEGKPGLIERADTGTLFLDEIGDMSLEGQVMLLRVLQEKKVRRLGGNKIIPVDVRIIAATNQPLESLIHKELFRSDLYYRLNVLSLEIPPLRGRRGDIPDLVEHFVNEHKIADCSGEFLETLKTAFQQVDYYWPGNIRELENVFLRITASKCRTPQEINLLLTRLLNTFALYPEGTRLNDERISDRSLTAREEKAQILQTLERMHWNKTKAAKFLGMSRTTFWRKLSDLGIN from the coding sequence ATGAACTTCGACGGCAAACGGATTGTCTTAATGAGTTATCCGAGATTGACAAAAGTAATCTCCCAATTGGTCCCGTCATATTTGAAGGAAGTCATTGTTTATGAGGCGCAAATACACGAAGTGTTGGATATATCTAGAAAGCTTATCTATGAAAACGCTGTGGATGTTATTATCAGTGGCGGAGGAAATGGGCAGTGCCTGAAGGAGAATATTAAAGAAATCCCGGTTATCGTTTTTAAAATAACCGTGGCTAATCTGCTGGAAGGGATCAAAAGCCTGAGTAAGCAATCGAGCAAAATCGGGATTCTTGGCTACAAGAACGCTATCCCGGACCTCCTAACATACAGGGAGTATATTGCCTGCGATTTTGTTCAGGAGTGGTACGATAACCAGGAACAAATGCCGGAAATCTTCGGGAGGATGGTTGATTCCGGCTGTGACGGCTTTATCGGGACCGGAGTGGTCTGCGACTATGCAACCGATTTTGGGTTCTCAGCTTATATGGTGTATTCGCGGGACAACGTGGAAAATACTTTCCGCGAGGCTTTTGAATATGAAGGAACGATCTCTTTCAACAAGGAGAGAGAGGAAAGGACAAATGTTATATTAAATCATTCAAAACGAGCCTTTCTATTTATCAATCCTGATCGCATAATTCAAACAGCCAATTCATCGGCGGAGAAAATCCTGGGCATTCCCGGCAACAAGCTTGTGGGTAGCAATCTTGACGAAATTGTAAGTCTTAGCGAGTATGATTCGATTATTAACGGTACGGAAACTGAAAGCATGATAAAAATGATGGGCAAGGAACTAGTCGTCACTTGGAAGCCCATTAGGATAGAAAACCAGTTGAAAGAGGTTATCGCTTTTTTTGACGATAGCTATAATGACCTGGACCTGGGGTTGTACAAAAGCAGGAAGGAGCTTTTGCAGAGCGGCTTTTTTGCTTCGTATTCGTTCCGCAATATCGTCGGCCATTCCAAGCCTTTGCAAGATGCCATCGATTTGGCCAGGGATTATGCCAGGAACAATCTGACGGTGTTGATCAGGGGTGAAACCGGCACCGGCAAGGAATTGTTTGCGCAATCGATCCATACTCACAGTTCCCGTAGCAACCGGCCGTTCGTTTCCGTCAATTGCTCCGCTTTGCCCGAATCCCTGTTGGAGAGTGAGCTTTTCGGCTACGAATCCGGCACTTTTACGGGAGGGAGAAAGGAAGGCAAGCCGGGTTTGATCGAACGAGCCGATACCGGGACCCTGTTTCTGGACGAAATCGGCGATATGTCTTTGGAAGGACAGGTAATGCTGCTGCGGGTGCTGCAGGAAAAGAAGGTCCGCAGACTGGGCGGGAACAAGATTATTCCGGTGGATGTACGGATAATAGCCGCAACCAACCAACCGTTGGAAAGCCTGATTCACAAGGAGCTTTTCCGTTCGGATTTATATTACCGTCTCAATGTGCTGAGTTTGGAAATTCCGCCGCTGCGGGGTCGCCGGGGCGATATTCCCGATTTAGTTGAGCATTTTGTTAACGAGCACAAGATTGCCGATTGCTCGGGAGAATTTCTCGAAACTTTAAAAACGGCTTTTCAGCAGGTTGATTATTATTGGCCCGGGAATATCCGCGAGTTGGAGAATGTATTTTTGCGTATTACCGCTTCGAAATGCAGGACGCCGCAGGAGATTAATCTGCTTTTGACCAGACTGCTGAATACCTTCGCGTTATACCCCGAGGGTACGAGGCTGAATGATGAACGGATATCAGACCGGTCGTTGACGGCAAGAGAGGAAAAAGCGCAAATTCTGCAAACTTTAGAGCGGATGCACTGGAATAAGACGAAGGCGGCAAAGTTTCTAGGGATGAGCAGAACTACTTTCTGGCGTAAGTTGAGCGATTTGGGAATTAATTAA
- a CDS encoding SLC13 family permease, giving the protein MDLSVIGIILSLVVLVVLALRGWHIILLAPVATVIVCLFSGLDVLQSLYGPYMEGFIAYAKRFYLVFLGASLFAKYMDDSGAAKTIALAILNRVGKDKPFPMLVAIWLITSILTYGGVNLWVVAFALIPIALPIFKEMDLPWHLCLAPFMLGLGTATMTMFPGTPAIQNIMPTKYLGTTAAAAPLIGIVSSIICTALGLYYTHWALRKAQQRGEVFSKPENMMIGNVEKTNLPSLIVSIIPPAALLIILNIFKIDIVYSLLIGTLLCIVLFFKYVNNHLDTLNKGAVNTVLPLVNTCADVGFGKVVAATTGFTTAVNTLMNIPGHPLISMAIAINLLAGLTGSGSGGLGIALEVLIPKYQALGINPEVIHRIASMACGGLDTMPHNGAVITILAVFGLTHKVGYRHMFATCVVVPLITIIPAIILAILFY; this is encoded by the coding sequence ATGGATCTCAGCGTAATAGGCATAATCTTGTCTTTGGTGGTGCTGGTTGTTCTGGCTCTTCGCGGGTGGCATATTATTTTGCTCGCACCTGTCGCTACTGTTATAGTGTGCCTGTTTTCGGGGCTGGATGTATTGCAGAGCCTGTATGGACCATATATGGAAGGGTTCATCGCGTATGCGAAAAGATTTTACTTGGTTTTCCTTGGGGCTTCCTTATTCGCGAAATATATGGATGACTCCGGCGCCGCTAAGACGATCGCGCTTGCTATTCTAAACAGGGTGGGCAAGGATAAACCTTTTCCTATGTTAGTGGCTATATGGCTAATAACATCAATTCTGACATATGGCGGCGTTAATCTTTGGGTCGTTGCTTTTGCCTTGATCCCAATCGCATTGCCAATATTTAAGGAAATGGATTTGCCGTGGCATTTGTGCCTGGCCCCTTTTATGCTTGGCTTAGGAACCGCGACCATGACGATGTTCCCGGGAACCCCGGCAATACAAAATATAATGCCGACAAAGTATTTAGGAACAACTGCCGCCGCGGCACCGCTCATTGGTATTGTTTCCTCGATAATCTGTACTGCCCTGGGACTGTACTACACTCATTGGGCTCTGCGAAAAGCCCAGCAGCGCGGGGAGGTTTTCTCCAAGCCTGAGAATATGATGATTGGCAACGTTGAAAAAACAAACTTACCGTCGTTAATCGTATCAATCATTCCGCCCGCGGCGCTGTTGATTATCCTAAATATTTTTAAGATAGATATCGTATATTCGCTGCTTATCGGAACGCTGTTATGCATAGTGCTGTTTTTTAAATATGTTAATAACCACCTGGATACTCTAAACAAAGGAGCAGTCAACACGGTCTTGCCGTTGGTAAATACTTGCGCCGACGTCGGTTTTGGCAAGGTCGTTGCTGCAACTACAGGGTTTACCACGGCTGTCAATACGCTGATGAATATTCCGGGGCATCCTTTGATTTCTATGGCTATTGCTATTAATTTACTTGCAGGCCTCACCGGGTCAGGGTCCGGAGGTCTTGGTATTGCCCTGGAAGTATTGATTCCAAAATATCAAGCTTTAGGGATCAATCCTGAAGTTATTCACCGTATTGCGTCGATGGCGTGCGGCGGTTTGGATACAATGCCGCATAACGGTGCCGTAATAACTATTTTGGCAGTTTTTGGCCTGACTCATAAGGTCGGCTATAGGCATATGTTTGCTACGTGTGTGGTTGTTCCCTTAATTACCATTATTCCGGCGATTATCCTCGCAATACTGTTCTATTAA
- a CDS encoding 3-hydroxyacyl-CoA dehydrogenase family protein produces MIKKVAVLGAGTMGHGIAESFAMYGYDVTLYDLSTEVLDKAKGLIAQELEMLAEEDFIKTEEIPAILDRIKCFSDLKQAVEDREYVIESAPENMELKQKLFKQLDELCPSNTILASNTSSLSLSGMMALVSEERKKRMIVNHMFNPAHLIPLVEISSFGNMPEEIYKEVESLYLSIKKQPVRVLKDVPGLVANRIMQGVAREVFSLIEQGVAEASDIDKALKFGPAFRYATTGQLEVTDFGGLDIWCVVGDNLLKVMDNSQGANKLLRQKVSEGKLGVKSGEGFYKYDPDKVPEVRKKFMTKLIRQMKVSQLYV; encoded by the coding sequence GTGATAAAAAAAGTAGCAGTTCTGGGCGCTGGGACAATGGGACATGGAATAGCCGAATCCTTTGCCATGTATGGCTATGACGTAACCCTGTACGATCTCAGCACCGAAGTGCTTGATAAAGCCAAGGGGTTAATCGCGCAAGAACTGGAGATGCTTGCCGAGGAAGACTTTATCAAAACAGAGGAAATACCGGCTATCCTTGACAGAATAAAGTGTTTTTCTGATCTGAAGCAAGCGGTAGAAGACCGAGAGTATGTTATTGAATCAGCTCCTGAAAATATGGAATTAAAGCAGAAGTTATTTAAACAACTAGATGAACTCTGCCCCTCTAATACGATATTGGCAAGCAACACTTCCAGTCTGTCGCTAAGCGGGATGATGGCGCTCGTGAGTGAGGAACGGAAAAAGCGGATGATTGTGAACCACATGTTCAATCCGGCGCACCTCATTCCGTTAGTAGAAATCTCTTCTTTCGGCAATATGCCGGAGGAGATCTATAAAGAGGTGGAGAGTCTCTATCTTTCCATCAAGAAGCAACCCGTGCGAGTTCTGAAAGATGTTCCAGGGTTGGTGGCAAACCGCATAATGCAAGGAGTTGCGAGAGAGGTATTTTCTTTGATTGAGCAAGGGGTTGCAGAGGCAAGCGATATCGACAAGGCGTTGAAATTTGGTCCTGCTTTTCGTTATGCAACTACCGGTCAACTCGAAGTAACCGATTTTGGTGGTTTGGACATATGGTGCGTTGTCGGCGATAACCTCCTAAAGGTTATGGATAATTCGCAGGGTGCGAACAAGCTGCTACGGCAAAAGGTGAGCGAGGGTAAACTGGGGGTGAAGAGCGGCGAGGGGTTCTATAAGTATGATCCCGATAAAGTGCCCGAAGTCAGGAAAAAGTTCATGACAAAGCTAATCCGCCAAATGAAAGTATCTCAACTTTATGTGTAG
- a CDS encoding 3-keto-5-aminohexanoate cleavage protein, translated as MTQKLIITAAVTGAVHTPSMSQYLPITKEQIIDDAVKACEAGASVVHIHARDPETGRPTSNLEMMGEIVSGIKKRSDVIVCITTGGQLGMSLEERLAAVPAFQPELASCNAGSVNFVLQPAAAKITNPKFDWEIPFLEGTYDLVFANTYKGLEYYITTMNQYGTLPEFEVYDVGMINNIAFFIRKGIVKKPVYIQFVMGILGGIPATIENLAFLVKTAKEQIGDFKWSCAAAGKAQFPLVTAALGMGGNVRVGLEDNLYIKPGILAKSSSEQVELIRNIAERLGREVATPAEARTILSLKGLDKIGF; from the coding sequence GTGACACAAAAGTTGATAATCACCGCAGCAGTAACGGGAGCAGTTCATACTCCCAGTATGTCGCAATATCTGCCAATTACTAAAGAGCAGATTATCGACGACGCCGTTAAAGCTTGCGAAGCTGGGGCCTCCGTAGTCCATATCCATGCGCGCGACCCTGAGACGGGACGACCGACCAGCAATCTTGAGATGATGGGTGAAATCGTTTCAGGGATAAAGAAACGGTCAGATGTTATCGTATGTATCACCACAGGCGGCCAGTTGGGTATGTCTCTGGAAGAAAGGCTCGCCGCAGTTCCCGCTTTCCAGCCCGAACTCGCATCCTGTAATGCCGGCTCGGTGAATTTTGTCCTGCAACCGGCAGCAGCAAAAATTACTAATCCCAAATTCGACTGGGAGATTCCCTTTCTTGAGGGGACATACGATCTTGTCTTTGCCAACACGTACAAAGGGCTTGAATATTACATCACGACAATGAATCAGTACGGGACTTTGCCTGAATTCGAAGTTTACGATGTCGGCATGATCAATAATATAGCCTTCTTTATCCGCAAAGGCATTGTGAAAAAGCCCGTTTACATCCAATTCGTCATGGGGATTTTGGGCGGTATTCCGGCCACGATAGAAAACTTGGCTTTCTTAGTCAAAACGGCAAAAGAGCAAATCGGCGACTTCAAATGGTCGTGCGCTGCGGCTGGCAAAGCGCAATTCCCTCTTGTTACGGCTGCCTTGGGCATGGGCGGCAACGTGCGGGTAGGACTTGAAGACAATTTATATATCAAGCCCGGCATCCTGGCAAAGTCAAGTAGTGAACAAGTGGAGTTGATACGCAATATCGCTGAAAGACTGGGCCGTGAAGTGGCTACTCCTGCAGAAGCGAGAACGATCTTAAGCTTAAAGGGCTTAGATAAAATTGGCTTTTAA
- a CDS encoding sigma 54-interacting transcriptional regulator, whose amino-acid sequence MMDRTSKEYTAFLEQVLEQVDGTIVTDAEGKVVYLNKKYADMLGVDVEKSIGKYAREIIPQTRMDIVAKTGQEEIGSVHMVKGTIPVVCNRLPVMKDGKSIGAVAFTTFRKMDEVASLFAEINRLNLEIKEYKSELVKLRGAKYSLGQVVGSSPQLQKVKELIKKVAPSKLAVLISGETGTGKELFAQAIHQLSPRKHKTFVRINCAAIPKELLESELFGYEEGAFSGAKKGGKPGKFELANEGTLLLDEINELPIFLQSKLLRVIQEHEIERVGGIKPIEIDVRLICTTNRDMQDLVRKGEFREDLFYRINVVDVSIPPLRQRKEEIRDLTSHFIKKINANHGLGITGIKEDVLRLFEKYQWPGNVRELEHVMERAAVMAISGELDEAHFDYLIPRLLGNTETNSAEQNGSASLGRVKDVAEKQAILNALSKANGNKTAAANELNIHRTLLYAKMKKHGIV is encoded by the coding sequence ATGATGGATCGGACAAGTAAAGAATATACAGCCTTCTTGGAACAGGTTTTAGAGCAGGTGGACGGGACAATTGTTACAGATGCCGAAGGAAAAGTAGTCTATCTCAATAAAAAATATGCGGATATGCTTGGTGTGGATGTTGAAAAATCTATCGGTAAATATGCCCGAGAAATCATACCTCAAACTCGAATGGACATTGTGGCCAAAACAGGCCAAGAGGAAATCGGCTCAGTGCATATGGTTAAAGGAACCATACCTGTAGTGTGCAATCGTTTGCCAGTAATGAAGGATGGGAAATCAATTGGGGCGGTAGCTTTTACGACTTTTCGGAAGATGGATGAAGTTGCTTCGCTTTTTGCCGAAATTAACCGGCTCAACCTTGAAATTAAAGAATACAAATCCGAGCTTGTTAAATTGCGAGGTGCAAAATACTCATTGGGTCAGGTAGTCGGTTCATCTCCGCAATTACAGAAAGTGAAGGAGCTAATAAAAAAGGTGGCTCCGTCCAAACTCGCCGTTCTGATTAGCGGCGAGACCGGTACTGGAAAAGAGCTGTTTGCTCAAGCTATTCACCAACTTAGTCCTAGGAAACACAAGACGTTTGTAAGAATTAACTGTGCAGCTATCCCCAAAGAACTTCTGGAGTCGGAGCTCTTTGGTTACGAAGAAGGAGCTTTCAGCGGGGCCAAAAAGGGCGGCAAGCCGGGTAAATTTGAGCTTGCAAATGAAGGCACTCTTTTGCTTGATGAAATCAATGAATTGCCTATTTTCCTCCAATCTAAACTCTTAAGGGTCATCCAAGAGCATGAAATCGAGCGGGTTGGAGGAATAAAACCAATCGAAATCGACGTTAGGCTGATATGTACGACGAATCGTGATATGCAGGATTTAGTACGCAAAGGCGAATTCAGGGAAGACTTATTTTATAGGATTAACGTTGTCGATGTCAGTATCCCGCCTCTACGTCAACGCAAGGAAGAAATTAGAGACCTTACGAGCCATTTCATAAAAAAAATTAACGCTAATCATGGCTTGGGAATTACTGGCATTAAAGAAGATGTACTTAGATTATTCGAAAAATATCAATGGCCAGGTAATGTCAGAGAGCTGGAGCATGTAATGGAAAGAGCGGCCGTAATGGCTATATCCGGTGAGCTTGATGAAGCTCATTTCGATTATCTCATACCTCGTTTATTAGGTAACACGGAAACAAATTCGGCGGAACAAAACGGCTCGGCTAGTTTAGGAAGGGTCAAAGACGTGGCGGAAAAGCAAGCAATCTTAAATGCATTGTCCAAGGCTAATGGCAACAAAACAGCTGCGGCTAATGAGTTGAATATCCATCGAACCCTACTCTATGCTAAAATGAAAAAACACGGCATAGTGTAG
- the gyrB gene encoding DNA topoisomerase (ATP-hydrolyzing) subunit B, which translates to MAANDTTVNGNYGAEQIQVLEGLEAVRRRPGMYIGSTSGRGLHHLVYEVVDNSIDEALAGYCDRVEVTVHNDNSITVVDNGRGIPVGMHESGLPAVELVLTKLHAGGKFGGEGYKVSGGLHGVGVSVVNALSEVLEVQVKRDGKVYEIKFARGLTAAPLKEIGTTTETGTKVHFKPDAEIFEETVFQFETLEHRLRELAFLNRNIFIALSDDRTGARKEFHYEGGIVSFVKHLNKSKDALHEEPVFISGTREDTVVEIALQYNDGYVETIFSYVNNINTQEGGTHLSGFKTALTRAINDYCRKYNLLKENDENLSGEDVREGLTAIISLKVREPQFEGQTKTKLGNSEIRGIVDTIMFEGLNEFFEENPAITRKIIEKSLMASRAREAARKARELTRRKNALEVSALPGKLADCSVKDPEQAEIYLVEGDSAGGSAKQGRDRRFQAILPLRGKILNVEKARLDKILNNEEIRTMITAFGCGISDDFDIEKARYGKIIIMTDADVDGAHIRTLLLTFFYRYMQPLILAGKVYIAQPPLYLVKKGKEQWYLYSDEELERRMALSGREGTTVQRYKGLGEMNPEQLWTTTMNPEVRTILQVTLEDAVEADDIFSKLMGDKVEPRRQFIEEYAKMVQNLDI; encoded by the coding sequence ATGGCGGCAAATGATACGACTGTAAACGGCAATTATGGCGCCGAACAGATCCAGGTGCTGGAAGGTCTGGAGGCGGTACGCCGCCGGCCGGGCATGTATATCGGCAGCACATCGGGCAGGGGCCTGCATCACCTTGTATACGAGGTGGTCGACAATAGTATCGACGAAGCGCTGGCCGGCTACTGCGACCGGGTCGAGGTTACTGTTCACAACGACAATAGCATTACTGTCGTCGACAACGGCCGTGGCATTCCCGTGGGTATGCACGAATCGGGACTGCCGGCGGTGGAGCTCGTGTTGACAAAGCTGCACGCCGGCGGCAAGTTCGGCGGCGAGGGCTATAAAGTTTCCGGCGGCCTGCACGGCGTCGGCGTCTCGGTCGTCAACGCGCTTAGCGAGGTGCTCGAAGTTCAGGTCAAGCGCGACGGCAAGGTATATGAGATAAAATTCGCCCGCGGCTTGACGGCAGCTCCGCTCAAGGAGATCGGCACGACAACCGAGACCGGGACCAAGGTACACTTCAAGCCGGACGCGGAGATATTCGAGGAGACGGTCTTCCAGTTCGAAACACTGGAGCACCGCCTGCGCGAGCTGGCTTTCCTCAATCGCAACATCTTCATAGCCCTTAGCGACGACAGGACGGGCGCCCGCAAGGAATTCCACTATGAGGGCGGTATCGTCTCGTTCGTCAAGCACCTCAACAAGAGCAAGGACGCCCTTCACGAAGAGCCGGTCTTTATTTCCGGCACTCGCGAGGATACCGTTGTCGAGATCGCCTTGCAGTATAACGACGGGTACGTCGAGACGATATTCTCTTATGTAAACAACATCAACACCCAGGAGGGCGGCACCCATCTCAGCGGCTTCAAGACGGCGCTCACCCGCGCCATCAACGATTATTGCCGCAAATACAACCTCCTTAAGGAAAATGACGAGAACCTCAGCGGCGAAGACGTACGCGAGGGTCTGACGGCGATTATCAGTCTCAAGGTGCGCGAGCCGCAGTTTGAGGGCCAGACCAAGACCAAGCTTGGCAATAGCGAGATCCGCGGTATTGTCGACACGATAATGTTCGAGGGGCTTAACGAGTTTTTCGAGGAAAACCCGGCGATAACCCGCAAGATTATCGAAAAATCGTTGATGGCCTCGCGGGCCCGCGAGGCGGCCCGCAAGGCGCGCGAACTCACCCGGCGCAAGAACGCCCTTGAAGTCAGCGCGCTCCCCGGCAAACTGGCCGATTGCTCGGTGAAAGACCCCGAACAGGCCGAAATTTACCTGGTCGAAGGCGACTCGGCCGGCGGCTCGGCCAAACAGGGGCGCGACCGTCGTTTTCAGGCCATTCTCCCGCTGCGCGGTAAAATCCTCAATGTCGAAAAGGCGCGGCTGGACAAAATTCTCAACAACGAGGAGATTCGGACGATGATTACCGCCTTTGGCTGCGGCATCTCCGATGATTTCGACATCGAAAAGGCCCGCTACGGCAAAATTATTATCATGACCGACGCCGATGTCGACGGCGCACACATCCGCACGCTGCTGCTCACCTTTTTCTACCGCTACATGCAGCCGCTTATCCTCGCCGGCAAAGTCTACATCGCCCAGCCGCCGCTGTACCTTGTGAAAAAAGGCAAGGAACAATGGTATCTTTATAGCGACGAGGAACTCGAGCGCCGCATGGCGCTCAGCGGGCGAGAGGGCACGACGGTCCAGCGCTATAAAGGCCTTGGCGAGATGAACCCCGAGCAGCTATGGACGACGACCATGAACCCTGAAGTTCGCACCATCCTCCAGGTAACTCTCGAGGACGCCGTCGAGGCAGACGATATATTCTCCAAGCTCATGGGCGACAAAGTCGAGCCGCGCCGCCAGTTCATCGAGGAGTATGCCAAGATGGTGCAGAATCTCGATATCTAG